One part of the Algibacter sp. L1A34 genome encodes these proteins:
- a CDS encoding SusC/RagA family TonB-linked outer membrane protein, whose product MRTFIFLCCFSVFSITPKKLTSQNAKIAVNNDKFIYPEALTGTSKVNENSKQELQVSGVVVDVNGQPLPGANIVEKGTANGTQTDFDGNFSLNLKSKDAVLVVSFVGFTTQEVSVEGKTQLNIKLIENATSLNEVVVVGYGSQKKSDLTGAVAQISADDFESQPMTSVDQALQGRLAGVQVTQNNGVPGSGFKIRVRGSGSFGNNDPLYVIDGFIGASTANLAPEDIETISVLKDASATAIYGNRASGGVVIITTKRGKEGKNTVEVNSFVSIGDPIGEFDVLNGADFAELVNRKNIEQGGSAAYSDEEIAALQANGGTNWQDEIFQTAITNNYQLAFSGGGPSVSYYVSANHSKQEGLIKHTKYERFGFRANIDAKINDKLDVDFSVFATSDTRENGTNSVSAFGAGNLMAVALTFDPTTPVYDTNGDYNLFTINNVANQGQNPLFLASVADRTTYGKYLQSRIALNYKIANNLDLNVSLGASSSYSNYREYVDARIQNGNTATSDVGDGLSYQNTNRLTYANTFNDKHNVSADFIFEQSQYEGRSTSAYAENFPNSNVGSDNLGLGSNQRVESGASKSSLESYIGRVTYGFDDRYLLSGSIRADKSSKFLNDQTGIFPSFSLGWNISNEDFFGDNIISNLKFRGGWGVTGSDRVDTQAAHAFLTTGGNNYVFGGNLDSSIVIGIAPSEKAANPNLTWEETKQTNIGLDYAFLNGKISGSFDYYNKKTEGLLMRRNLPNYTGSTYQWVNAAAVENKGFEFSINAYPVTTKDFSWEIGANFSTNKNKVLELVDGLDQIELGGDYNSFSGAVTIVKVGEALGSFYGYEYTGPDPTTGDATYKDLNGDNIIDAENDRAIMGNGNPDFVFGVNNNVTYKGLELNIFVQSLQGNEIYNAIGTSTYGWGAISRHSTNPNSLNSWTPTNTDTNVPRLNSTVKPISTFSIEDGSFIRLKNISLGYNLPSETLKNIGISSAKVYVSGQNLLTWTDYSGFDPEVSSGGGSDIDPGVDNGVFPNTKTVTVGINVNF is encoded by the coding sequence ATGAGAACGTTCATTTTCTTATGCTGCTTTTCGGTATTTAGTATAACGCCGAAGAAATTAACATCCCAAAATGCAAAAATCGCAGTTAATAATGATAAATTTATCTATCCAGAAGCTTTAACTGGCACTTCTAAAGTAAATGAGAATTCTAAACAAGAACTTCAAGTTTCTGGTGTTGTCGTAGATGTTAATGGCCAACCGTTGCCAGGAGCAAATATTGTAGAAAAAGGTACGGCAAATGGAACTCAAACCGATTTTGATGGTAATTTTAGTTTAAACCTTAAAAGTAAAGATGCTGTATTAGTTGTTTCTTTTGTAGGATTTACTACTCAAGAAGTTTCAGTAGAAGGGAAAACGCAATTGAATATTAAGCTTATCGAGAATGCCACAAGTTTAAATGAGGTGGTTGTTGTTGGGTATGGATCTCAAAAGAAATCTGACCTTACCGGTGCTGTTGCTCAAATTTCAGCAGACGATTTTGAAAGTCAACCCATGACGTCTGTAGATCAAGCCTTACAAGGTCGATTAGCTGGTGTGCAAGTAACTCAAAATAATGGTGTTCCTGGAAGCGGATTTAAAATTCGTGTAAGAGGTTCAGGCTCATTTGGAAACAACGATCCGCTTTATGTTATCGATGGTTTTATTGGTGCAAGTACAGCAAATTTAGCACCTGAAGATATTGAAACGATTAGTGTTTTAAAAGATGCCAGTGCTACAGCAATTTATGGTAATAGAGCTTCTGGAGGTGTTGTAATTATAACAACTAAAAGAGGTAAGGAAGGCAAAAATACAGTAGAGGTTAATTCTTTCGTTTCTATAGGAGATCCAATAGGTGAATTTGATGTTTTAAATGGAGCTGATTTTGCTGAATTAGTTAATAGAAAAAATATTGAACAAGGTGGTTCTGCTGCGTATTCAGATGAAGAAATAGCAGCATTACAAGCTAATGGAGGAACTAACTGGCAAGATGAAATTTTTCAAACAGCAATTACAAACAATTACCAGTTAGCTTTTAGCGGTGGTGGACCAAGTGTTTCATATTACGTATCTGCTAATCATTCAAAACAGGAAGGTTTAATAAAACATACAAAATACGAGCGATTTGGTTTTAGAGCTAATATTGATGCCAAAATTAATGATAAGTTAGACGTAGATTTTAGCGTGTTTGCTACCAGTGATACACGCGAAAATGGCACAAATAGTGTGTCTGCATTTGGTGCAGGAAACCTAATGGCTGTAGCTTTAACATTCGATCCAACAACGCCTGTTTATGATACTAATGGCGATTATAACCTGTTTACAATTAATAATGTCGCTAATCAAGGGCAAAACCCACTGTTTTTAGCAAGTGTTGCAGATCGTACAACTTATGGTAAATATTTACAGTCGAGAATAGCTTTAAACTATAAAATCGCAAATAACTTAGACTTAAATGTATCTTTAGGAGCAAGCAGTAGTTATAGTAATTATAGAGAATATGTAGATGCACGTATTCAGAATGGAAACACAGCAACTAGCGACGTAGGTGATGGCCTTTCTTACCAAAATACGAATAGATTGACGTATGCTAATACTTTTAATGATAAGCATAATGTATCTGCCGATTTTATATTTGAACAGTCTCAATACGAAGGACGTTCAACTAGTGCTTATGCTGAAAATTTTCCAAACTCTAACGTAGGATCAGATAATTTAGGCTTAGGATCTAACCAAAGAGTGGAGTCTGGTGCCAGTAAAAGTAGTTTAGAATCTTACATAGGAAGAGTAACTTATGGTTTTGATGATCGTTATTTATTATCAGGATCTATAAGAGCAGATAAGTCTAGTAAATTTTTAAATGATCAAACGGGAATATTCCCTTCATTCTCATTAGGTTGGAACATTTCAAATGAAGATTTTTTCGGAGATAATATCATCAGTAACCTTAAGTTTAGAGGTGGTTGGGGGGTAACCGGTAGTGATAGAGTAGATACTCAAGCTGCTCATGCATTTCTAACAACTGGTGGTAATAATTATGTTTTTGGTGGAAATCTAGATTCTAGTATCGTTATCGGTATTGCGCCTTCAGAAAAAGCGGCAAATCCAAATTTAACTTGGGAAGAAACGAAACAAACCAATATAGGTTTAGATTATGCTTTCTTGAATGGAAAAATTAGTGGGTCATTTGATTATTATAATAAAAAGACAGAAGGTTTATTAATGAGAAGAAACTTGCCTAACTATACAGGTTCAACTTACCAATGGGTAAATGCAGCTGCAGTAGAAAATAAAGGTTTTGAATTCTCTATCAACGCATATCCTGTAACAACTAAAGATTTTTCTTGGGAAATTGGAGCTAATTTTTCAACAAACAAGAATAAAGTATTAGAGTTGGTTGATGGCTTAGATCAAATTGAACTTGGTGGCGATTACAATTCATTCTCAGGTGCTGTTACCATTGTTAAAGTAGGCGAAGCATTAGGTTCTTTTTATGGTTATGAGTACACTGGACCAGACCCAACTACAGGCGATGCTACTTATAAAGATCTTAATGGAGATAACATTATAGATGCTGAAAACGATAGAGCAATCATGGGGAATGGAAATCCTGATTTTGTTTTTGGTGTTAATAATAACGTTACTTATAAAGGTTTAGAATTAAACATATTCGTACAATCTTTACAAGGAAATGAAATTTATAACGCTATAGGAACTAGTACTTACGGATGGGGTGCTATATCTAGACATTCTACTAATCCGAATAGTTTAAACTCTTGGACACCAACAAATACAGACACTAATGTTCCGAGATTAAATAGTACGGTTAAGCCTATTTCTACATTTTCTATAGAAGACGGTTCTTTTATTAGGTTGAAAAACATAAGCTTAGGTTATAATTTACCGTCTGAAACATTAAAAAACATTGGTATATCTTCAGCTAAAGTTTATGTAAGTGGTCAAAACTTATTGACTTGGACAGATTACAGTGGTTTCGATCCTGAAGTATCAAGTGGTGGTGGAAGTGATATTGACCCTGGAGTTGATAATGGTGTATTCCCAAATACAAAAACAGTAACTGTGGGGATTAATGTTAATTTTTAA
- a CDS encoding beta-N-acetylhexosaminidase, which translates to MTYLKKKILILSSLFCLLSIQVSAQLNLIPYPNNVKVHDATLELKKLKVSYDAGLKNEFETLQKLMSTLNINVEESKHANIELLLVKNKYKDLGNEGYNLEINSNKIEISAAKPAGIFYALQTLMQLQTITKKGKLLIPCVSIEDNPAFKWRAFMLDESRHFKGKQVVFDMLDQMAKLKINIFHWHLTDDQGWRIEIKKYPLLTEVGSIRNNTQINGVKSDKRTREPHSGFYTQEEIKEVITYAQTKHITIIPEIEMPGHASAAIAAYPWLGTLDEPIEVPGTFGILPNIYNVTNDRVYTFIEDVLQEVINLFPSKIVHIGGDEVKFGQWKNNKDISDYMAENNLNTFSDVQISFTNKVSNFIESKGYRMMGWNDILGENLHQWREGEEKEENNQKLAESAIVHFWKGSRELMLSAINKGHEVVNSTHSYTYLDYDFNSISLDKAYGFNPIPEGIDTDLEKNVIGLGCQMWSEWIPKVSDLYRQVFPRIAAYAEVGWTKNENKNFIRFQQNLETVKANWENSPYFIQGSSNPDYVDVVFNVNMNDSPYFKDIQGGREFLTLAGTFTNSHSGAKEHWHANGVTLTDYDYDGIYTGHRLLPKNSTVQFILLKSPEGSWDNHIKILADSSCENLSPDKNYKVDIKEDHLKIDFTAGKCLN; encoded by the coding sequence ATGACATATCTAAAGAAAAAAATACTAATACTAAGCAGTCTGTTTTGTTTATTAAGCATACAAGTTTCGGCGCAATTAAACTTAATTCCCTACCCTAATAATGTTAAAGTGCATGACGCTACTTTAGAACTAAAAAAACTTAAAGTAAGTTACGATGCTGGTTTAAAAAACGAGTTTGAAACCCTACAAAAATTAATGAGCACATTAAATATAAACGTAGAGGAGTCAAAACATGCAAATATTGAATTATTGTTAGTTAAAAATAAATATAAAGACCTCGGAAACGAAGGTTACAATCTAGAAATTAACAGTAATAAAATTGAAATTTCAGCAGCGAAACCTGCCGGTATATTTTATGCTTTGCAGACTTTAATGCAATTACAAACCATAACAAAAAAGGGCAAATTATTAATTCCTTGTGTTTCAATTGAAGATAATCCTGCTTTTAAATGGCGTGCCTTTATGTTAGACGAATCTAGACATTTTAAAGGCAAACAAGTTGTTTTTGATATGCTAGACCAAATGGCTAAATTAAAAATCAATATATTTCATTGGCACTTAACTGATGATCAAGGTTGGCGTATTGAAATTAAAAAATACCCGCTATTAACTGAAGTTGGAAGCATTAGAAACAACACTCAAATAAATGGTGTTAAAAGCGATAAAAGAACCCGTGAACCTCATTCTGGTTTTTATACGCAAGAAGAAATTAAAGAAGTTATTACTTATGCGCAAACCAAGCACATCACTATTATTCCTGAAATTGAAATGCCAGGGCATGCTTCGGCAGCCATTGCAGCTTACCCTTGGCTAGGCACTTTAGACGAACCTATAGAAGTACCTGGTACTTTTGGCATTTTGCCTAATATTTACAACGTTACCAACGACAGAGTGTACACTTTTATAGAAGACGTTTTACAAGAAGTTATCAATTTATTCCCGAGTAAAATTGTGCATATTGGAGGTGATGAAGTGAAGTTTGGTCAATGGAAAAATAATAAAGACATTAGTGATTACATGGCTGAAAACAATTTGAATACATTTTCAGATGTACAAATTTCATTTACAAATAAAGTCTCAAACTTTATTGAAAGTAAAGGTTATAGAATGATGGGATGGAATGATATTTTAGGTGAAAATTTACACCAATGGCGAGAAGGTGAAGAAAAAGAAGAGAACAACCAAAAACTTGCAGAAAGTGCTATTGTTCATTTTTGGAAAGGTAGCCGAGAACTTATGCTATCCGCTATTAATAAAGGGCACGAAGTTGTAAATTCTACACACAGTTACACTTATCTTGATTATGATTTTAACTCAATATCACTTGATAAAGCTTATGGGTTTAATCCTATTCCGGAAGGCATTGATACCGATTTAGAAAAGAATGTTATCGGACTTGGTTGCCAAATGTGGAGCGAATGGATTCCTAAAGTATCAGATCTTTACAGACAAGTTTTTCCAAGAATCGCAGCTTATGCTGAAGTAGGTTGGACTAAAAATGAAAATAAAAATTTTATAAGGTTTCAACAAAACCTAGAAACGGTTAAAGCTAACTGGGAAAACTCGCCTTATTTTATCCAAGGCTCAAGCAACCCCGATTATGTTGATGTGGTATTTAACGTAAACATGAATGACTCACCTTATTTTAAAGACATTCAAGGAGGCCGTGAGTTCCTAACACTAGCTGGTACATTTACAAACTCACATTCTGGAGCTAAAGAACATTGGCACGCGAATGGCGTTACCTTAACCGACTATGATTACGACGGTATTTACACGGGCCACAGGCTTCTACCTAAAAACAGCACTGTACAATTTATTCTTTTAAAATCACCAGAAGGAAGTTGGGACAACCACATAAAAATTCTGGCAGACAGCTCTTGCGAAAACCTATCACCAGACAAAAACTATAAAGTTGACATTAAAGAAGACCATTTAAAAATAGATTTTACAGCAGGAAAATGCCTAAACTAA
- a CDS encoding response regulator — protein sequence MKKLYLFICFNLLINSLSGQNEISFFHISPEIDNGYRTIKHTVQDSLGYIWMSQSKGVLKYDGYEFWFHSMDSIFNGTNINDEIKKVLLDTEGNLLVLSSKGLLARKERNGRYSQLNKSFSKTGKDVSIKNIFVRKQQIYVTDFFNTLYLLDSKSLELNYVLSVTEPVYYGVNIIDLEVDDANRVYLSLNNGKLLQYANNKLSELKADFNSQPGVMYLSLDKNNDLWIGTKFMGLFKYDLAENKFKQLSYFRDGIDVLKEDMILSLFCDNNGVIWAGSDGQGLYKINPKNEEIMLYRHSPLDKSSLSTNSIIDINQDSYKNLWVISNFGDINILVNTPNEIFHHNGLIENTSARVLSVLKDTHANIWIGTDGKGLTKRNLKTGQEKQFLVNNKDLEGAYVQSITEDDNGNVWVGTYKNGLWFYDFQKEEISKMPVLDAKGKHAIDILTTFKDSKGRIWVGSEIALFVYNSKKEKIASFPFWKNGLDGDLIRSIVEDDNKKLWMGIDGGGLFMLNETENLNNSTFQKFSYTNNESDYYSIVSMVSDTKGNLWLIDLHGAIHIFNTKSKLYKEFNNTQLINDISFHSILMEHPESLWLGASSGLWNLNVKDSSLVKYTKADGFFSDYYVERSAYKDAAGFLYFGGLNGVDGFDPEKISKVSTKSHLYINAIEILNKPASLIIPDQVEKGIENTKAIELKNNQSSFSFKFSVVGTVLNAKYLYKYRLKGFDDEWKFTKKNRIASYTNIPWGEYDFEVEAATVNENLNIPVKSIKIVINPPLWMHPLAFLLYFVVFCAVAYGIYKWYLLRKNLFSQKIKNEQESKIYYEKMNFFSKMSHEIQTPLTLIMGPIGDILKKPQVEKDAVLNQRLRVIFNNAKRLSRIANLLTTVRNKEIGQLKLRVFKKDIIKEVKEIADSFQEQARFKRIDFEINNFIEAYKLWFDSDLLEHMIYNLLSNAFKYTPSEGRVVISTGLDEAIGMFEISVNDTGYGIPKKEYDDIFRLFYRAKKTSNKIGMGIGLAFVKELVSLHKGEINVKSKKGKGSTFTIVLPLNGAKYSDDEKIEGLDEAITNSTSDNNTLESTTKKIDSKKDSILIIEDNYEMQHFLCEVFNENYNVYSGYNGKEGVEIVKQKLPDIIISDISMPVMDGLEMCEIIQKDNDVSHIPIIFLTAKNSTAHKLKGLKYGAIEFMSKPFDINELHLKVNSILAQNKRISSKASLQYLSTPEHIPEKSKDSIFLENLISSLNSKLEDADFKLESLSSIMGMSYSNIYRNCQKLTGKTITELFRLLRLKRAAVLMVQNKYNVSEACFAVGFNDTRYFSKCFKDQFKMTPTVFKKEAENIDLEAFLTKYELFKAN from the coding sequence ATGAAAAAGCTCTATTTATTTATTTGTTTTAATTTACTCATAAATAGCTTATCTGGTCAAAATGAAATTTCTTTTTTTCATATTTCTCCCGAAATAGATAACGGATATCGAACTATTAAACATACCGTTCAAGATTCTTTAGGTTATATATGGATGTCTCAAAGTAAAGGCGTTTTAAAATATGATGGTTACGAGTTTTGGTTTCATTCCATGGATTCTATTTTTAACGGTACAAATATCAATGATGAAATAAAAAAGGTTTTATTGGATACCGAAGGCAATCTTTTAGTACTTTCCTCTAAAGGTTTATTGGCTCGAAAGGAGCGAAACGGACGTTATTCTCAGTTAAATAAATCTTTTTCTAAAACAGGTAAGGATGTTTCTATAAAAAACATATTTGTAAGAAAACAGCAAATATATGTTACCGATTTTTTTAACACGCTCTATTTATTAGATAGCAAAAGCTTAGAGCTTAACTATGTTTTATCTGTTACAGAGCCTGTGTATTATGGCGTAAACATCATAGACTTAGAAGTTGATGACGCGAATAGGGTGTACTTAAGTTTAAATAATGGTAAGTTACTGCAATACGCTAACAATAAATTAAGTGAGTTAAAGGCAGATTTCAATAGCCAACCAGGAGTGATGTATTTAAGTCTGGATAAAAATAATGATCTCTGGATTGGTACCAAATTTATGGGGCTATTTAAATATGATTTAGCTGAAAATAAATTTAAACAACTTTCATATTTTAGAGACGGGATAGACGTTTTGAAAGAAGATATGATTCTGTCTCTTTTTTGCGATAATAATGGGGTTATTTGGGCTGGTTCTGATGGGCAAGGCTTGTATAAAATTAATCCTAAAAACGAAGAAATAATGCTTTATAGGCATTCTCCTCTCGATAAATCATCTTTAAGTACTAATTCTATAATTGATATCAATCAGGATTCTTATAAAAACTTGTGGGTTATTTCAAATTTTGGAGATATTAATATACTGGTAAATACACCTAACGAAATATTTCATCATAATGGTTTAATAGAAAATACTTCCGCACGTGTATTATCTGTTTTGAAAGATACACATGCTAATATTTGGATTGGAACCGATGGAAAAGGATTAACTAAAAGAAATTTAAAAACAGGGCAGGAAAAGCAGTTTTTAGTTAATAATAAGGATTTAGAAGGGGCTTATGTACAATCAATAACAGAGGATGATAATGGAAATGTTTGGGTTGGTACTTACAAAAACGGTTTATGGTTTTATGATTTCCAGAAAGAAGAAATTTCAAAAATGCCTGTTTTAGATGCTAAAGGAAAACATGCGATAGATATTTTAACAACCTTTAAAGATTCAAAGGGTAGAATTTGGGTAGGCTCCGAGATTGCTTTATTTGTATATAATTCTAAAAAAGAAAAAATAGCATCATTTCCTTTTTGGAAAAATGGGCTTGATGGTGATTTAATTCGATCTATTGTAGAAGATGATAATAAAAAACTTTGGATGGGTATTGATGGTGGTGGACTTTTTATGTTAAATGAAACTGAAAATCTCAACAATTCAACATTTCAAAAGTTTTCGTACACAAACAATGAAAGTGATTATTACTCCATTGTTTCTATGGTATCAGATACTAAGGGTAACCTTTGGCTAATAGATTTGCACGGGGCAATTCATATATTTAATACTAAAAGTAAATTATATAAGGAATTTAATAATACCCAATTAATTAACGATATTTCGTTTCATAGTATTTTAATGGAGCATCCAGAAAGTTTGTGGTTAGGTGCTAGTAGTGGGTTATGGAATTTGAATGTAAAAGACTCAAGTCTTGTGAAATACACAAAAGCCGATGGTTTTTTTAGTGACTATTATGTAGAAAGAAGTGCTTATAAAGACGCAGCAGGCTTTTTATATTTTGGAGGGCTGAATGGAGTAGATGGTTTCGATCCTGAAAAAATATCTAAAGTATCAACCAAATCGCATCTGTATATAAACGCGATTGAAATTTTAAATAAGCCAGCATCATTAATAATCCCAGATCAGGTTGAGAAAGGTATTGAAAACACGAAAGCAATTGAGTTAAAAAATAATCAATCTTCATTTTCATTTAAGTTTTCTGTGGTAGGCACCGTGTTAAATGCAAAATATTTATATAAATATAGATTAAAGGGATTTGATGATGAATGGAAGTTTACCAAGAAAAACCGGATAGCGTCATACACTAATATTCCTTGGGGTGAATACGATTTTGAGGTGGAAGCAGCCACAGTAAATGAGAATTTGAATATTCCTGTAAAATCGATTAAAATTGTTATTAATCCGCCACTTTGGATGCATCCGTTAGCCTTTTTGCTCTATTTTGTTGTTTTTTGTGCCGTAGCTTATGGTATTTATAAATGGTATTTGTTGAGAAAAAACCTTTTTAGTCAAAAAATTAAAAACGAACAAGAATCGAAAATTTATTACGAGAAAATGAATTTTTTCTCCAAAATGTCTCACGAAATACAAACGCCATTAACCCTTATTATGGGGCCTATTGGAGATATCTTGAAAAAGCCACAAGTAGAAAAGGACGCCGTATTAAACCAACGACTTAGAGTTATTTTTAATAACGCGAAAAGATTATCTCGAATTGCCAATTTGTTAACCACGGTTAGAAATAAAGAAATTGGGCAATTAAAATTAAGAGTCTTTAAAAAGGATATCATTAAAGAGGTTAAAGAAATTGCAGATTCATTTCAAGAGCAAGCGCGTTTTAAAAGAATCGATTTTGAAATAAATAATTTTATTGAAGCGTATAAACTGTGGTTTGATAGTGATTTATTGGAACACATGATTTACAACCTACTGTCAAATGCTTTTAAATATACACCATCAGAAGGGCGTGTTGTAATATCAACAGGTTTAGATGAAGCTATAGGAATGTTTGAGATTTCGGTTAACGATACAGGCTATGGTATCCCAAAAAAGGAATATGATGATATTTTTAGACTATTCTATAGAGCGAAAAAAACAAGTAATAAAATTGGTATGGGTATTGGTTTGGCTTTTGTGAAAGAGCTGGTTAGTCTGCATAAAGGCGAGATTAATGTAAAATCGAAAAAAGGTAAAGGGTCTACTTTTACTATTGTATTACCGCTAAATGGAGCTAAATATTCTGATGATGAAAAGATTGAAGGTTTAGATGAAGCCATTACTAATTCAACTTCAGATAATAATACTTTAGAAAGCACGACTAAAAAGATAGATTCAAAAAAAGACTCCATACTTATTATTGAAGATAATTATGAAATGCAACATTTTTTATGTGAAGTTTTTAATGAAAACTATAACGTTTATTCTGGTTACAATGGGAAAGAAGGTGTTGAAATTGTAAAGCAAAAATTGCCAGATATTATTATTTCAGATATTTCTATGCCTGTTATGGATGGTTTGGAAATGTGTGAAATTATACAAAAAGACAATGATGTGTCTCATATTCCAATTATATTTTTAACAGCGAAAAATTCAACGGCGCATAAATTAAAAGGTTTAAAATATGGTGCTATAGAATTTATGAGTAAACCGTTTGATATAAATGAGTTGCATTTAAAGGTAAATAGTATTTTGGCTCAAAATAAAAGAATATCCTCAAAAGCAAGTTTACAATATTTAAGCACGCCAGAGCATATTCCGGAAAAATCTAAAGATTCTATTTTCTTAGAAAATTTGATTTCTAGTTTAAATTCAAAATTAGAAGATGCCGATTTTAAACTCGAAAGTCTATCGAGTATTATGGGGATGAGTTATTCTAATATATATCGAAATTGTCAAAAATTAACAGGAAAAACAATTACTGAATTATTTCGATTATTACGCTTAAAAAGAGCTGCAGTTTTAATGGTTCAAAATAAATATAATGTATCTGAAGCGTGTTTTGCTGTCGGTTTTAATGATACAAGATACTTTTCAAAATGTTTTAAAGATCAATTTAAAATGACTCCAACAGTTTTTAAAAAGGAAGCAGAAAATATTGATTTAGAAGCATTTTTAACAAAATATGAATTGTTTAAAGCGAATTAA
- a CDS encoding RagB/SusD family nutrient uptake outer membrane protein, whose protein sequence is MKNNKIFKTSFLVLVAAGTFILNGCQSLEPDTDGTLTADNFFQTEGDLDAAVTAQYNSLLSFATYVHGQIPYFGGDDLTTWGAGNKDNFRQYDQFNPDADNGNVKAQNWNPWWKMVLTTNTVLDHYQKVSASQEKLDNAAGQAHFLRGLAYFFLVRTYGEVPLLNSTAVTGREEKASFEAIYDQIISDFTIAKTLLPASWGDEPGRPTKWAAQSYLAHVYLTSAGFPLKNTANYALAAAEAKNVIDNGPYALVNNFADLWNDPTTQNNSESVFAINLCFSCGGWTFGNWKSVGSTSAEETGWQDFFTEIGFFNGFPEGPRKDATFTTEFPVEGGGTLTWQESLHKHPYFAKWKGTLIDGKFSYDGGGPDLNAYLMRYSELLLTHAEATIMSTGPTNSEGLESLNKVKRRAAGKPVNVADPSVDVTSATQADVVDERAWELAGEYSRWFDMVRTEIIAEVAANKDALDLPVIGTIDETKPWALIPSSEADLNPNLGN, encoded by the coding sequence ATGAAAAATAATAAAATATTTAAAACTAGTTTTTTAGTATTGGTTGCAGCTGGTACATTTATATTAAATGGATGCCAATCTCTTGAGCCAGATACCGACGGTACATTAACGGCTGATAACTTTTTCCAAACAGAGGGCGATTTAGATGCAGCTGTAACTGCTCAATACAATTCTCTACTATCATTTGCTACTTATGTTCATGGTCAGATACCTTATTTTGGAGGTGACGATTTAACAACATGGGGTGCAGGTAATAAAGATAATTTCAGACAATACGATCAATTTAATCCAGATGCTGATAATGGTAATGTGAAAGCGCAAAACTGGAATCCTTGGTGGAAAATGGTATTAACAACCAATACCGTATTAGACCACTACCAAAAAGTAAGTGCGTCTCAAGAAAAATTAGATAATGCTGCGGGTCAAGCACATTTTCTTCGCGGATTAGCTTATTTCTTTTTAGTAAGAACCTACGGTGAAGTTCCATTATTAAATTCTACAGCCGTTACAGGGCGTGAAGAGAAAGCTTCTTTTGAAGCTATATACGATCAAATTATATCAGACTTTACTATAGCTAAAACTTTACTTCCTGCATCATGGGGCGATGAGCCAGGTAGACCAACAAAATGGGCTGCTCAATCATACCTTGCTCATGTTTACTTAACAAGTGCTGGATTTCCTTTAAAAAACACAGCTAATTACGCTTTAGCTGCTGCCGAGGCAAAAAATGTAATAGATAATGGGCCGTATGCATTGGTAAATAATTTTGCCGATTTATGGAACGATCCAACAACTCAAAATAATTCAGAAAGTGTTTTTGCAATAAACTTATGCTTCAGCTGTGGCGGTTGGACCTTTGGAAATTGGAAATCTGTTGGTTCTACAAGTGCCGAAGAAACAGGATGGCAAGATTTCTTTACTGAAATTGGATTTTTTAATGGTTTCCCAGAAGGGCCTAGAAAAGATGCAACCTTTACTACAGAATTTCCTGTTGAAGGTGGCGGAACGCTTACATGGCAAGAAAGTTTACATAAGCACCCTTATTTTGCAAAATGGAAGGGCACACTTATTGACGGAAAGTTTAGTTATGATGGTGGCGGACCAGACTTAAACGCTTATTTAATGCGTTATTCTGAATTATTATTAACACACGCCGAGGCAACCATTATGTCTACAGGACCTACTAATTCTGAAGGATTAGAGAGTTTAAATAAAGTTAAAAGAAGAGCTGCAGGAAAGCCTGTAAACGTTGCCGATCCATCGGTAGATGTTACTAGTGCTACGCAAGCAGATGTTGTTGATGAGCGTGCATGGGAGTTGGCTGGTGAATATTCTAGATGGTTTGATATGGTTAGAACCGAAATTATCGCAGAAGTAGCAGCTAATAAAGATGCGCTAGATTTACCGGTAATTGGTACAATCGATGAAACTAAGCCGTGGGCTTTAATACCTTCTTCAGAAGCAGATTTAAATCCAAACTTAGGGAACTAA